The Rhizobium sp. CCGE531 genomic sequence CACGCTTCCGGTCCCCGGCCCGCCACACGTCAAGTCTGGGTATTCGAGAACCTGACGGATTCGTCCGGTACCGGGAACCCCCAATAACGGTATAGCGCCATGCCGATTTGGCGCGCGGGCTCGCCGGGCTTGCGCCCGGCTCGCGTTTTCGACCCACAAACTTTCCGAATAGACGACTGGCCACGGCGACGAATACCTAATATATTGGGTGGTAGTATATTAGGTATCCAGCGACTCCTCGCCAATGAGCCTGAGGGAGAGAGTCGCCAGAAACCTGCGTCGCGTAAGACAGGAGAAATCCATGTCGCAGGAAGAGCTTGCCCATCGTGCCCACATCAATCGCAACTATGTCGGCATGCTCGAACGCGAAGAGTTCGCGGCCTCGGTCGACATGCTCGACAAGCTCGCACTTGCGCTGGGGATCGATCCGATCGAATTCCTCCGCAACGAGGACTAATGCCCGCCAAGTTTCTTCTCCAAACCGATCAACGTCACGTCATGAGCTACCCCTAATGTGGGCTTGCTGCAACGTCATGCTTGTGAAACTCTTGACGCAGGTCGATGGGGCCAGCACCAAAACAAACCGGGCGCCCGCATGGTGAGGATCGATCCATGAGCAAGCCGCTGCGGGAAGACGGCCCGCCATTGACCGACCGGGTCAACGATTACGATGAGGCGCATTTCGCGACCTATCTGCGGCTGCTGGACGCCGATGCAGAGGGGGCAGACTGGCGCGAGG encodes the following:
- a CDS encoding helix-turn-helix transcriptional regulator, which produces MSLRERVARNLRRVRQEKSMSQEELAHRAHINRNYVGMLEREEFAASVDMLDKLALALGIDPIEFLRNED